A genome region from Panthera leo isolate Ple1 chromosome A2, P.leo_Ple1_pat1.1, whole genome shotgun sequence includes the following:
- the LOC122212935 gene encoding olfactory receptor 6V1-like yields MTNLSHPSEFVLLGFSSFGELQVLLCGPFLMLYLLAFMGNTVIIVTVTANTNVHTPMYFFPGNFSLLETLVTITTVPRMLSDLLVPCKVISFNGCMAQFYFYFSLGSTSFLILSDMALDHFVAICHPLRCGTLMSWDVYIQLAGASWAAPFLAMVPTIFFQAYVSYCHDNIINHFFCDNAPLLQLSCSDTSLQEFWDFVMALAFVFSSFLVTLISYGYIVTTVLRIPSASGHQKAFSTCGSHLTLVFIGYRSGTIFLHVRSGKEHYMEVNKTIALVTSVLTPFLNIFILTLCNETVKAVLRGQMQRLKGLYKAL; encoded by the coding sequence ATGACAAATCTGAGCCACCCTTCTGAATTTGTGCTCTTGGGCTTCTCCTCTTTTGGTGAGCTGCAAGTTCTGCTGTGTGGGCCTTTCCTCATGCTTTATCTTCTTGCCTTCATGGGAAACACTGTCATCATAGTCACAGTCACAGCCAACACCAACGTACATactcccatgtacttcttcccGGGTAACTTTTCACTGCTGGAGACCTTGGTGACCATAACTACAGTGCCTAGGATGCTTTCAGACCTGCTGGTCCCCTGCAAAGTCATTTCCTTCAATGGCTGCATGGCCCAGTTCTACTTCTACTTTTCCCTGGGTTCCACCTCCTTCCTCATCCTGTCAGACATGGCTCTTGACCACTTTGTGGCCATCTGCCATCCACTACGCTGTGGAACTTTGATGAGCTGGGATGTGTATATCCAGTTGGCAGGGGCTTCCTGGGCAGCTCCTTTCTTAGCCATGGTGCCCACTATCTTCTTCCAGGCTTATGTCAGTTATTGCCATGACAACATCATTAACCACTTCTTCTGTGACAATGCACCTCTGCTGCAACTGTCCTGCTCAGACACCAGCCTGCAGGAATTCTGGGACTTTGTGATGGCCTTAGCCTTTGTCTTCAGTTCCTTCCTGGTTACCCTCATCTCCTATGGCTATATTGTGACCACCGTGCTGAGGATCCCCTCTGCTAGCGGCCATCAGAAGGCTTTCTCAACCTGTGGATCCCACCTCACCCTGGTCTTCATTGGCTACAGGTCTGGCACCATCTTCCTTCATGTCAGGTCTGGCAAAGAACATTATATGGAAGTCAACAAGACCATAGCCTTGGTGACATCAGTCCTCACCCCCTTTCTCAATATCTTTATCCTTACCCTCTGCAATGAGACAGTCAAGGCAGTGCTACGGGGGCAGATGCAGAGGCTTAAAGGCCTCTACAAGGCGCTATGA